The genome window TCGAAGGGCCTTCTTTCTTTTCTATAGCTTTTCTGCGTTATCTAGTTATAGTTTAAAACTATTAGTAAGTAAAATGTAAGTTTTAATAAGGTAAATTTATCTTGTTTCCTATTGTTTTTGTATGAATAAACTTCTAATTTGAAGTCAAACGAAAACAGGAAAGTTGCTTGTCGGTTGATTTAGCTAATTTTCCATAAAACAAAAAGGACTTCAACATGTCAAAGATTTATTCCTCTGCAGACCAACTGATCGGTCACACCCCGCTTCTTGAACTCACCCACATTGAAGAAGGCATTGGCGCCAAGATCCTTGCCAAGCTTGAATACTTCAACCCCGCCGGTTCCGTGAAGGACCGTATCGCGAAGGCGATGCTCGACGATGCCGAACAGAGTGGCAAGCTCAAGAAGGGCTCCGTGATTATCGAGCCGACTTCGGGTAACACCGGTATCGGTCTTGCATCTGTCGCCGCTGCTCGCGGATACCGCATCATCATCGTGATGCCCGAAACCATGAGCGTGGAACGCCGCCAGATTATGAAGGCTTACGGCGCAGAACTCGTGCTCACCGAAGGCGCCAAGGGTATGAAGGGCGCTATTGAAAAGGCCGACGAACTTGCCAAGGAAATTCCGAACAGCTTTATTCCGGGCCAGTTCGTGAACCCGGCCAACCCGGCCGCCCACAAGGCCACCACCGGTCCCGAAATCTGGGAAGATACCGATGGAAAGGTCGATATTTTTGTTGCTGGCGTAGGCACTGGTGGAACGGTGACAGGTGTTGGCGAATACCTCAAGACCAAGAACCCGAATGTGAAGATTGTCGCCGTTGAACCGGCTAGTTCTCCGGTGCTGTCCAAGGGTACTGCAGGCGCCCATAAGATCCAGGGTATTGGCGCAGGCTTTATTCCTGAAACTTTGAACACCAAGGTTTACGACGAAGTGATCGCTGTCGAAAACGAAGCCGCGTTCGAAGCCGGCCGCGAAATCGGCAAGAAGGAAGGCGTGCTCGTGGGTATTTCTTCTGGTGCGGCTCTCTGGGCCGCGAAGGAACTCGCGAAGCGCCCCGAAAACAAGGGCAAGACGATCGTTGCGCTCCTTCCGGATACCGGCGACCGCTATCTTTCTACGGCCCTCTTCGCTGAATAAGTGTTACGGGTGAACCCCCGTCTTTGTTCATAGGTACAGGCTTCCGGAATCCGGAAGCCTTTCCTTTATTTGCAAATGAATTTTTCTAGATTTTCGTCATGTTTTTTTCTGAAGTCATTAACGATGCCTACGATCCCAGGGAATATCCCGCTTTGTCTCTGTTGGCGGATTATTGGATTTCTCGTCGTCCTTTTGACGGGCTGAAAATCCTGGTGGCGACTCCGATTTTTAGAAACACCTTGGTGCAGTATCAGGCCCTACTGGCAGGTGGGGCCGATTTGAGTGTAGGTTATTCGAATGGATCGGGTGGAACCTCGGTGCCGTGCGACAGGAAAATTGTTCGCTTGATTCAGGAAAACGGCATTTCGGTAGTGACGGATGAAAATGTGCGCAACGGTAGTGTTGCGGACGATTTTGACTTGATTTTGGACTGCGCGGGGCAGTTTTCCTTCTGTCATCCGAAAAAAGGTTTTGTGGAACTGACACGCAGTGGTGTGCAGTTCTTTGAAAATTCTGAACATCCGGTGTATGTGGCCGACAGCGGGATTGTCAAGCGCATCGAGACTGTTCTTGGAACGGGCGACGGATATTTCCGCGCTCTTGAAAAAATGGGGTATTCCGGTTTCGAAGGAAAGAAACTGGTTGTGTTCGGAAGCGGAAAGGTTGGCTGCGGAATTGCTCTGCAAGGGGTGCGCCGTGGCATGAAAGTCTGCACTGTGACGGATACGGCCAACGTGAATCCCTCGACTGACTTTAGCCATGTCCTGACGAACAATGACGTGCGCATAGAAAGCTATCTGGACGATGCTGCGGTTGCTGCTGCTATTGCCAATGCGGATTTCCTGGTAACGGCGACGGGTGTGAAGAACGCCTTGACCATTGCTGCTGCTTCGGCCTTGATGGCGAATGCGAAAGTTGTCGCGGCGAATATGGGCGTCGAAGATGAGTTCGGCGATATGGTTGCCAAGGGACGTGTGCTTAATGCGAAGGCTCCCTTGAACTTCACGCTCGACGAACCGACGCATCTTAAGTATATCGATGCGAGCCTTGCGCTGCATGCGGCGTTGGGCGAACGCCTTTTGAATGACGTTATGGAATCGAATGGAAATGCTCCCTTTAAGGGGCCGCAGGCACCTCCCGAAGAAATTGAGCAGAAGCTTCTGATGACGACCATCCAGAATGGGGCGATTGGTGCTGAAATCTGCGATATGATGCGCTAGCAGATTGTCTGTATGTAAAAAACGCAAAGATTGTAAATAAAAGCTTGCTTTTCCTTTTTATTTAGATTATAATTGAAAAAGAATGTAAACAGAGAAGGATGATATGAATCTTAAGACGTCTTTTGCATTGACTCTTGCTTCCGTTGCTTTTGCGATGGCGCAAGATGCTGCCCAACCTGCAACCTCGGCTGCTGAAGCCCCTGCTCCCGCCGTGGCGGAACAGCCGGCCGCCGCGCCTGCTGCTACTGCACCTGCCGCTACAGAAACGGTGCAGCCTGCCCCCGCCGATGGTTCGACAAGCTCACCAACCGAAAAGGTCGCTGAGCCAGCCGAAGCGCCTGCCGCTCCCACTGCTGCAGAACCTGCTCCCGTGGCTGAACCGGCGAAGAAGAGTGCTGAACCAGCCCAACCCGCTCCGGAAGCGAAGGTTGCCGAAACGGTTCCTCCCCAGGGGCCCGTTGCCGCTCCCGAGGCCGCTCCTGGTGAAGTTCCTGTCCGTATGGGCCCGCCCAAGACTCCGTTTACCGTCCTTCATGGCAATGCCTATAACCGCGTCCAGAACGAAGCCGCTGGCGACAATGTGGATGCCTTGCTCAACAAGCGCTTGACCAAGCTTGCCAATCAGAAGTTCTTCTATATTGAACCTACAGGTGAAAAGGGAGTTGTCTCGTTGGGCGGCTTCTTTGGCGCCATGGATATTTCGGGTGAATTGGGCCGTGCCACGGCCGGTTACGCAACGCCCGGCTTTGCAATCGAAGCTCGCCTTGGTTTAGGACAAATTAAAACTGAAACCAAGGATGCCGACATCAAGGAAACGGTGGAAGGCGATGACTGGGGCCTTACCTTGTCTAAGACCTTGGGTGGTTATGTCGTGACTTTGTCTGGTGATTGGATAACCTTTGCCAAGGAAACGAATGTGGATCCTGTCAGGGGACCTAAGACGGAACAGCGCTACCGGGATTTGGACGCATCCTTGATTGTGACGGACGGTCCTTCGGCCCGCAAGCATTTCTGGTCGGCGGGAGTCGCGTTTAATCGTCACGAAGATGAATTGGAATCTGGTGGAACCCTGATTGGCGATTCTCTGACGTCGAACTTCACGGTTGTTCCCTTGTTCAATTACGGCACTCCGGTGCTCCGTGCAAACTACGCTAATGTCTATATGGGCTTGAACGCGTCTGTTCCTGTGACTGTTTACGACAAGGCTGATATGCGCGATTCTACGTCTGGCAAGTACAAGGAAGCTTCTCTCTGGACCGTGGGCGTGAACCTGGCTCCGAATATCTTGGGCGAGGTCCTCTTGACGGAGTCGCTGATGCTCTTTGGTGAAGCTAGCTATACATGGGAGGCGTTCCGCTATGTCGATAACCAGACCCCTTACGCCGATGTGAAGGTTAAGCGGAGTGTAGCGGATAAGGTGGAGGCTACGATGGGACTGCGCTACCAGTACAAGGATTGGGCCGCATGCGAATTTGCCTTTGGCGATTCCTTCTTCACCGACACCAAGTCCATCTTCAATGGCGAAGGCGTGTTCGTGAGCTTCGGCGGATTCATCTACTTCTAGTGACAAACAGCCCTTTTTCGGGCCTTATCGGTCCAAATGGAGTATGTTTTTATGAAAAAGGTAACCTCGTTTGGGGTGCCTTTTTTCTATTTTTCAGCCCACTATGGCAAAAATTCTCTTTAAAAAGCAGTTATCTCCTGCGGTATTCCAATTCCGCGTCGAGGCCCCGCTGATCGCCCAAGAGCGTAAGGCCGGCCAGTTTATCATCCTCCAGACGAACAAGGACAACAGCGAACGCGTGCCTCTCACCATCGCCGATGCCGACACGACTGAAGGCTCCATCACTTTGATTTTCCAGACCGTCGGTAAGACCACCACCGAACTTTCCAAGTTCGAAGTCGGTGACGATATCCCGGTGCTCGTGGGCCCGCTCGGTTCCCCGACCCACATCGAGAATTTTGGCCACGTGGTCTGCGTGTGCGGTGGCGTGGGTATCGCCCCGATGCACCCGATCGTTCAGGCCCTCAAGGCTGCCGGCAACAAGGTCACCATCATCATGGGTGCCCGTAACGAAAGCCTCTTCCTCATGAAGGAAGAAATGACCGCTCTCGCCGACAACATCATCTTCATGACCGACGATGGTTCTTATGGCCGCAAGGGTCTCGTTACCGAACCGCTCAAGGAACTCTGCGAAGACACCAAGGGCAAGCCGGACATGGTCATCGCCATCGGTCCTCCGATCATGATGAAGTTCTGCGCCCTCACCACCAAGCCCTACGAAGTCAAGACCGTGGTCAGCCTCAACAGCATCATGGTGGACGGAACCGGCATGTGCGGTGGCTGCCGCGTGACTATCGGCGGCAAGACGAAGTTCGTCTGCGTCGATGGCCCGGAATTCGACGGCCACGAAGTCGACTGGAACAACATGCTCCAGCGCATGGGTGCCTTCAAGCCCCAGGAACAGGAAGCCTTGCACCGTTTCGGTGCCAACGACGGCCACAAGTGCAACATTGATAAGATGGCTGACGCAAAGGCCAAGGAGAGCAAGTAATGTCTGAACATTTGACTCGTGAACAGTTGGACGCCGCCGCCAAGGTGGAACTTGAAAAGATTAACGCCCTCCCGAAGCCGCTCAAGCCGAAGGACAAGAATGCCATTCCGGCCCAGCCGATGCCGCAGCTGGAACCCAGCTACCGCGCCCGCGTGATGGAAGAAGTGGCCCAGGGTTACACCGAAGCTCAGGCTATCGTGGAAGCTAACCGCTGCCTCGCTTGTAAGAACCAGCCTTGCGTCGAAAGCTGCCCGGTGCACATCGACATTCCGGCCTTCATCGCGAAGATCGCCGAAGGTGACTTCAAGGCCGCTATCGCCAAGATTAAGGAAACGAGTTTGCTCCCGGCTATCTGCGGCCGTGTGTGCCCGCAGGAACGCCAGTGCCAGATGAACTGCACCATGGGCAAGATGCACAAGGACGTGAACCAGGCTGTGGCTATCGGCCGCCTGGAACGCTTTGCTGCCGACTACGAACGCAACAACGGTGGCGCTACGGTTCCGGCCGTGAAGCCCGCTACCGGCAAGAAGGTGGCTGTGATCGGTTCCGGTCCTGCCGGCCTGGTTGTCGCTGCTGACGTTCGCCGCGAAGGCCACGACGTGACCATCTTCGAAGCTTTCCACAAGCTCGGTGGTGTGGTCCGCTACGGTATTCCTGAATTCCGTCTCCCGAAGAAGATCGTGGACAACGAAATTGAATCCCTTGCTGCCATGGGCGTGAAGTTTGAGACAAATTTTGTCATCGGTCGTACCCGCAAACTCAAGGACCTGATTGAAAAGGATGGCTACGATGCCGTGTTCGTCGGTACCGGTGCTGGCCTTCCGCTCTTCATGAACATCGAAGGTGAAAACCTCGTTGGTGTGTTCGCCGCTAACGAATACCTCACCCGCGCGAACCTCATGCGCGCCTACGACAAGGAACATGCCGATACTCCGATGTGGCCCGGTAAGAACGTGGTCGTTCTCGGTGGTGGTAACGTCGCTATGGACGCTGCCCGTATGGCTCTCCGCTTGGGTGCCGAAAAGGTCCGCATCATTTACCGCCGCAGCATGAACGAACTCCCGGCCCGTAAGGAAGAAGTTCTCCATGCCCAGGAAGAGGGTGTCGAATTCTGCGTTCTGCAGAACCCGGCCAAGATTCTTGGCGACGAAGCCGGCCACGTGCGCGGCATGCTCGTCGACAAGTACGAACTCGGCGAACCCGATGAAAAGGGCCGTCCGCGTCCGGTCAAGGTCGAAGGCGCAAGCTTCGAAATCGAATGCGACACCGTGCTCGTTGCTATCGGTAACGGTTCTAACCCGCTTATCAGCAACACCACGCCGGAACTCTCTGTCGACAAGAAGGGTCACATCCTTCTCGAAGATGCAACCGCCAACAAGACCTTTATGGAAAAGGTCTATGCCGGTGGTGACATCGTGCTCGGCGCAGCCACTGTCATTTTGGCAATGGGTGAGGGGCGCCGCGCAGCAGCCGGTATTAATGAATTCCTGAAGAAGTAATCAAATACTTCGGCTGAAAACAACCCCGACTCGCATGAGCCGGGGTGTTTCTTATAAAATACTCTTTTTTTCTTGCATTTTATCTTTTTAAAAAGGATTCGTATATATTATGGAACATAGGATTGAGGCTTTAATGAAATTAAACTACTGGCTTTGTGGTGGACTCGGCTTTTTATGGGTCTTGGGCATCATTTTGTTGCTGTTTGCAACAAATTCTTTTGCCGATGACATTATTGCGACAACCTCGAATGGTTCGACGGTGCTTTTGCATGATAACGGCCGCTGGGAATACTACCAAAATAACGCCAAAATCCGCGATGTGCGCCCGAGTGCTATTCCCGAAGACGCCAAGTTCCAGATTACGATCCAGTACGAAAGTGTCGATAAGATTAAGAAAGATGTTCGTATGATGCTTGAAGGCGAACTTGCTACCGAAGAAGAAATTCGGGACAGTTTGCGCAAGGTTCCCAAGGGTGGTGTTGTGTACTTCCAGGTGCCCACGAGCCAGATTAAGCCGGGCTTTACGCGAGAGCTGACTTATTACATTTATGACAAGGGCAAAAAGCCGATTTTTTCGCAGACGGCGCGCGATAGCGAGGCCAAGCCGACTGTCGAAAGCAGTAAGGTGTCAAACTTGATGGTGGTGCCGCTGTATGCAAAGCCCAAGTCCAAGGTGCTCAAGGCTAAGGTTGTAAGCGAATCTGCCAAGCAGACGCTGGAGTTCGATATTCCGGTAAAATGAAATTCGCGGTTGTAGATCTTGAAACGACGGGTGGTACGGCCGAAGTGGGGCGCATCACCGAAGTCGGTATTGTGTTACTTGACGATTGTGATGTCGTAAAAACCTATTCGGCGCTGATTGATCCCGGTATGCCGATTCAACCGTTTGTACAGAATCTGACGGGCATCACTGACGAAATGGTCCGTGGAAAGCCCCAATTTGCCTCGATAGCCGAGGAGGTTGCGGAACTTTTGAAAGACCGTATTTTTGTGGCGCATAATGTGCAGTACGATATAAAATTTATGCGCACGGAACTTCGTCGCTGCTGTATCAAGATCGATCCACCGAGACTTTGCACGGTGAAGGTGTCGCGTCGTTTTTTCCCGGGACTTCCGAGTTATAGTTTGCACAAATTAACGCAGTCGCTGGAATTGCCTGAATTTAAGCATCATCGTGCCCTGGATGATGCGATGGCCGCGGCTGAAATCCTAAAACTGGCATATAAGAAAGTAGGCCCGGAAAAGCTTCTGAAAGAGGTGAAAAACCTCACCAACCCTAAAAAGGCGAAGGTGATATAGTCGGCATTTTTCTATATTGTTCCCCGAAAAAAATTAAAAGGGACACATTATGCCTACTATGACTTCTGCGCAGGTGCGCGAATCTTTCATCAAGTTCTTTGAATCCAAGGGACACCTCTTTGTGCGTTCATCGCC of Fibrobacter sp. UWH4 contains these proteins:
- the cysK gene encoding cysteine synthase A, translating into MSKIYSSADQLIGHTPLLELTHIEEGIGAKILAKLEYFNPAGSVKDRIAKAMLDDAEQSGKLKKGSVIIEPTSGNTGIGLASVAAARGYRIIIVMPETMSVERRQIMKAYGAELVLTEGAKGMKGAIEKADELAKEIPNSFIPGQFVNPANPAAHKATTGPEIWEDTDGKVDIFVAGVGTGGTVTGVGEYLKTKNPNVKIVAVEPASSPVLSKGTAGAHKIQGIGAGFIPETLNTKVYDEVIAVENEAAFEAGREIGKKEGVLVGISSGAALWAAKELAKRPENKGKTIVALLPDTGDRYLSTALFAE
- a CDS encoding sulfide/dihydroorotate dehydrogenase-like FAD/NAD-binding protein, whose protein sequence is MAKILFKKQLSPAVFQFRVEAPLIAQERKAGQFIILQTNKDNSERVPLTIADADTTEGSITLIFQTVGKTTTELSKFEVGDDIPVLVGPLGSPTHIENFGHVVCVCGGVGIAPMHPIVQALKAAGNKVTIIMGARNESLFLMKEEMTALADNIIFMTDDGSYGRKGLVTEPLKELCEDTKGKPDMVIAIGPPIMMKFCALTTKPYEVKTVVSLNSIMVDGTGMCGGCRVTIGGKTKFVCVDGPEFDGHEVDWNNMLQRMGAFKPQEQEALHRFGANDGHKCNIDKMADAKAKESK
- a CDS encoding PolC-type DNA polymerase III, which codes for MKFAVVDLETTGGTAEVGRITEVGIVLLDDCDVVKTYSALIDPGMPIQPFVQNLTGITDEMVRGKPQFASIAEEVAELLKDRIFVAHNVQYDIKFMRTELRRCCIKIDPPRLCTVKVSRRFFPGLPSYSLHKLTQSLELPEFKHHRALDDAMAAAEILKLAYKKVGPEKLLKEVKNLTNPKKAKVI
- the gltA gene encoding NADPH-dependent glutamate synthase, translating into MSEHLTREQLDAAAKVELEKINALPKPLKPKDKNAIPAQPMPQLEPSYRARVMEEVAQGYTEAQAIVEANRCLACKNQPCVESCPVHIDIPAFIAKIAEGDFKAAIAKIKETSLLPAICGRVCPQERQCQMNCTMGKMHKDVNQAVAIGRLERFAADYERNNGGATVPAVKPATGKKVAVIGSGPAGLVVAADVRREGHDVTIFEAFHKLGGVVRYGIPEFRLPKKIVDNEIESLAAMGVKFETNFVIGRTRKLKDLIEKDGYDAVFVGTGAGLPLFMNIEGENLVGVFAANEYLTRANLMRAYDKEHADTPMWPGKNVVVLGGGNVAMDAARMALRLGAEKVRIIYRRSMNELPARKEEVLHAQEEGVEFCVLQNPAKILGDEAGHVRGMLVDKYELGEPDEKGRPRPVKVEGASFEIECDTVLVAIGNGSNPLISNTTPELSVDKKGHILLEDATANKTFMEKVYAGGDIVLGAATVILAMGEGRRAAAGINEFLKK